ttctgtttagtGTTAGCATACCTAGAAACTGTTCTAAAACCTGCAGAGAGTTGCTGAGCTTTGGTTTCTATGAAATAGGTATGTGTTGGCTTACCCTGGTCTGTATCCAGCAACTCCCAGGAGAtaacatttccttctttttgttgccctagaatagaaataataaggACAAAGATGCACAGGGAAAGGCAAAGTCAAGGGAGAACAGACAAATGAAAAAGCTCTGACTTGACAAGCTGCAATTTAAATGTAGCTACAGCTTGCAAGACCTGACATTACAGGGAATGCTAAAGATGCCCAAGTTAGTCTTGCAGTATATTTAAATGCACGTCTCAGTACTTCATTTTGCATACATATGTGAGATGTCCAGGCATCTGAGCCACATCTGCTCTGGGCCCACCATTTTATTGGCTCTGGAAGCACTCTGAAACAGCTTCTATTCCAAATAAAATACTGGGAtcttttcaatttaaaaacaaagtagAGTTTAAGCTAAGTAGAGTGAAGTTTACTGCTGCACTTGTTAATGTGATTCTGGTCTAATTTTAATTCAGGTACAGTAAAAATGCTGATTACACTCAGCCAGTAAAGCAAAGCTAAGTGGAAGAGGATGTCTGTATTTAGCTTTTATTGTGGTAATACCTCAGTTGTTAATGTACTACagaggaattttttaaaataacatgcTTTATAAAAAGGGGCCACATTTGTTTTTGTCATCACATCCAAACTTGTGTCACATGGCAGAGAGCAGGACAGATGCACTGTTGCTTATTACTGCTACCCCTTTTGCCTTCAGAAGGGTACATTCCTTATATGTTCACACCAGTGTATGGAAGTGCTATGTCTTTATCCACCTCTGTCCTCAGGACAAGTTAGAAGTATTTTGGGCTTGTGACATCTTGTTGACACAGGACAAGAACGAAATTGTTTTCCCCTTGGACATCTTTATGAGACAGCACCAGTGTTAGTGATAGTGAGAATGCAGTGTGGTTTAATTAAAGCTTTCAGTttcacacttaaaaaaaaaaaaaaagtaatatctACCATTAGGCACACATCCTTTGCAGACTTACTAGacatccctgtgctgcccctgtTGAATGCCTTGTAGTTACTCACAAAACAAACAATCCTTCCTACTCACATGGATGACAGTAATGTCTTTGCCAATCCAGGGGTTGCTGTACTTCAGTCTGTGGCTccttagaaattttaaaaaggtttgGAGTAAAGAGGCGTCccagagggaaaagagaagtCGAGGGTCTTGTGGCAGGGGATTTTAAACCcagggggcagggagaggggccaCAGCCAGTGGGATACAgctgatgggagggatgaggggaGAGTCTGACCTGGGGTGAGACCACCACCACAGGACCTTGGAGGAGGAGGGGTGTGCAGAACAAACCATGTGatacaaacaaacaactttGTGCAATATAAAAACTACTCAGTGAAAAATTCCAATCACCCAgtgcaaaataaaaactaaataaacTATTCAGTGCAACACAATAATTTGGGGAAAAAGCAGTGGGAGTCTTGTTCTGATACTCTTATTTGACTGGAAATATCTGGTTTATTGCCTTCACTTAGCTAATTCAGGggaatgaaattttaaaaattatgattAGGAAGAAACTAGAGATTACCAGTGGCCTTCCTAATAAGGTGGTGTTTATAATGTAGGCAGACTGGTGTGCACATATCTCTCTTAGAAGTTGGAATGGTCTCTGACAATTTCAGAGATGATTTCTCATTTAAAGTAACactatgtcttttttttttacttgcagAATGAAGAGACACAAATGGTCCTACAAATGTCCCTCACAAAGGAAGCTCTTGATCCTGTGTGTTACTGGGTGGCTGATTGCACTGTTGAAACTCCTCCATGTTGAAAGACACTTTTTTCCCTCTAAAGGCATTTACTTAGTTGAGCACTTCTTGAGCACTTCTTCTTATGTTAGAAACAGATACTCATACCCTAGAAATGAGTTCCAGTATGAAATTAATTGTTCATCAATATATGAACAAGATCCTCATGAAATTGGCAAGAGTTTAGAgataagaagaaaagaaatagttGATTTAGCAGATGAAGATGTTGTAGCAATGACAAGTGACTGTCACGTGTATCGTTCTCTTAGGAAATACCAGCTAAAACCTGTTTCTCCAGAGGAGGAGAGTTTTCCAATTGCCTATTCTTTGGTTGTTCACAAAGATGCAGCAATGGTAGAGAGGCTCATACATTCATTGTACAGTCATCAAAATGTTTACTGCATCCATTATGatcaaaaagcagcaaaaagttTCAAATCTGCTTTGAACAATCTAGCTAAATGTTtcccaaatattttcattgcatCAAAATTGGAGACAGTGGACTACGCACATATTTCTCGTCTGCAAGCAGATTTCAACTGTTTGTCTGATTTGATGGACTCTCCAGTTCCCTGGAAGTATGTTATCAATTTGTGTGGCCAAGATTTCCCTTTGAGATCAAATTTTGAGTTGGTCGCTGAACTGAAGAAACTTGGTGGAGGAAACATGCTGGAAACTTCAAAGCCAAGCAGTAGCAAAAGAGAACGATTTACTTATCACTATGAACTGATGAAAGTGCCTTATGAATACATGCAGATGCCTGTGAAAACCAACATTTCCAAGAATCCACCACCTCATGATATTGAGATATTTGTAGGCAGTGCCTATTTTGTTTTAAGCAGAGAATTTATTCAATATACCCTTGAAAGCTCACttgcaaaagatttttttgaGTGGTCAAGGGACACATACTCTCCAGATGAACATTTCTGGGCCACTCTGGTACGTGTCCCCGGGGTCCCTGGGGAAGTTCCAAGGTCATCCCAGGATGTAACAGACTTACAAAGCAAAACTCGCTTGGTGAAATGGAATTATCTGGAAGACTATTTGTATCCTCCATGCACTGGTGCCCACCTTCGCAGTGTGTGCATCTATGGGGCCGGAGAATTAAGATGGCTTCTGAATTACGGACACTGGTTCGCCAACAAGATTGACTCCAAAGTAGATCCTGTCCTGGTAAAATGCTTGGCAGAAAAGGTGGCAGAACAACAGAAGGAGTGGGTACATTTGTCCTCTGATGAGCACTTTCTGCACTTAAGTTCTACGAATGCCTTGGCATAGCAGTGCTGTGTtctctgctggctgtgctgtgtgccCTGCGCCGGCAGTTCTGCCCTGACCTGCTGCAGGATGGCCGTGAGGAAAAGGCCCATTTTATACAATGtccagggctctgcagagccaggtGCCTGGCTGTTTATTTATGTGAAGTAATTTCTCTCTGATTAACTGTTTTGTTGCATTAAACCTGTAATTGTTTTCAGGGTGATTCTGAGATGGTGAAGTTTGCTTTTGGAGGCTCTTGTGCTCTCTGTGCCAGTGGAGTatttcagaaatgtattttacttCATGTGTGTTTGTATCTTTTATAAGAAACTTTAGCAATTCTGTCTGCCTGTCctcttttccttcacttttgctttttttaaaggaataaaggGAAGACCTCTGTATCTGCTACCTCAGGAAAACTGCAAGTGCCCatctcacagaaaaaaatgagatcAGCATGAACACCAAATGAGCCATGTGACCTCACCTGAAGTTCCACACATCTCATCTGTGGGAGCTGCATAGATCTTTGCAATGTGAATATGACTGGATGATATCAGGGAAAGAAGATCCCTATATACTGCATTGTGTGTACCATTGTTCTCTTCTCCCAGCTAACCTGGGCATTGCTTTTCCTTCTACAAAGCATGTGATCAGGTGCTGTGCCAACACTTGGTTTCACAAACAGTGAAAGTTGGTTGAAACAGCTGTGCACTGTTGGGT
Above is a window of Lonchura striata isolate bLonStr1 chromosome Z, bLonStr1.mat, whole genome shotgun sequence DNA encoding:
- the GCNT4 gene encoding beta-1,3-galactosyl-O-glycosyl-glycoprotein beta-1,6-N-acetylglucosaminyltransferase 4, whose protein sequence is MLGMKRHKWSYKCPSQRKLLILCVTGWLIALLKLLHVERHFFPSKGIYLVEHFLSTSSYVRNRYSYPRNEFQYEINCSSIYEQDPHEIGKSLEIRRKEIVDLADEDVVAMTSDCHVYRSLRKYQLKPVSPEEESFPIAYSLVVHKDAAMVERLIHSLYSHQNVYCIHYDQKAAKSFKSALNNLAKCFPNIFIASKLETVDYAHISRLQADFNCLSDLMDSPVPWKYVINLCGQDFPLRSNFELVAELKKLGGGNMLETSKPSSSKRERFTYHYELMKVPYEYMQMPVKTNISKNPPPHDIEIFVGSAYFVLSREFIQYTLESSLAKDFFEWSRDTYSPDEHFWATLVRVPGVPGEVPRSSQDVTDLQSKTRLVKWNYLEDYLYPPCTGAHLRSVCIYGAGELRWLLNYGHWFANKIDSKVDPVLVKCLAEKVAEQQKEWVHLSSDEHFLHLSSTNALA